In the Colletotrichum lupini chromosome 1, complete sequence genome, one interval contains:
- a CDS encoding alpha amylase: protein MSNSVLAWALTLLTTSSTLVSGLKYTASEVDYNLNTNRLAKSPAEYSGKRDGHNFTASPPNWRFPYYTLFIDRFVNGDPDNDNANGTLFEHDIMSNQLRHGGDLAGLVDTLDYIQGMGIKALYIAGSPFINDPWKADSYSPLDLTLLDKHYGNITAWQEAIDEIHKRGMYVVMDQTMATMGDLIGFEGYLNTSTPFSTSEHKVQWKTSRRYLDFDIGNEYNDSCTYPTFWFEDGKKVDVSSQLKGCYDSDFDQYGDIEAFGVFPDWQRQLAKFASVQDRLREWVPSVRQRLELFSCMTIQTLDIDGFRIDKAVQVTVDAQAEWSTAMRKCAKDLGKDNFMVVGEITSGNTLGSIYLGRGRTPSMASALELSDATNLDSNSSSTSGSFIREQGKSALDAGAFHYSIYRFMTRFLGLSGHLEAGYDLPTDWVQTWNQMILTNDFYNANTGEFDPRHLYGVTNQDVFRWPAIEKGTERMLLAYFITTLLLPGAPLVYYGEEQNFYVLDNTAENYVFGRQAFSAAQAWKAHGCYAGNNSVYVGWPITKGKKGCEDDTVAYDHRDPSASVRNWMKRLFSFRDKYPVLEGGWLLEQLSNKTHGVLYSGSPTATETGIWSVARGYMSNQNKTDDPVWLVYHNSPNETTYEFDCSNEADAFLSPFDGNTKVRNLFSTDASITLESSTKENGFKGAGHKAGCLSSITMTPFEFRAYVPDTEWMEIASSITGFEPGHDTPIDSTNANGKIPIAFKFSTEMTCADVTKAVSAYVNVDANTQTNITFDTPVCGAMDPIEKESWTGAIASVWKWSANLQNVPDGIVKITVDGVTNTTDHFLLRFGKPINPVVFPASANYSRSLMQQSGTEYFINHAAPGANKWRYSTNWGSSWSSWMPYTGARQRMVPQAWEGTDLQKWEGEHLMVQYFSKPLGSSSFIQHADNSVIPFSRRFPHIFLHGPFNKWGYDAGLPNLMTQVGDNMWELHFMYEWPAQIQLNLWGINPDNQPDASFIYGDPNGDGVLDRLPPSSLSDNVVNLTSPPPMPALSYKLVLNDANWNYVAVPQGNMWIQIAFFFLLGLMPIILAGLAGWIYMKGFYQVKINKSGFSKKGWLPLKLGNESNINFGEKGKSLEMSQIPPSPTVTPAAVAATGGAPRRKVLIATMEYNIDDWKISIKIGGLGVMAKLMSQALTHVDLIWVVPCVGDVDYPMDHEAEPMFVEVMGDSFEVKVNYHVYKNITYVLLDAPIFRQQTKADPYIARMDDLESAILYCAWNSCIAESIKRFNADIYHINDYHGAAAPLYLLPQTIPVCLSLHNAEFQGMWPMRTEEEQKEVYSVFNLPAKVVKDYVQYGSAFNLLHAAASYLRIHQRGFGAVGVSKKYGDRSLARYPIFWSLKNIGQLPNPDPSDTGEWNPEDDISNSTDEIKIDETFEANRATLRRQAQEWAGLDVNPNADLFVFVGRWSLQKGVDLIADLFPSILEKYPSVQLIAVGPVIDLYGKFAALKLAKLMEKYPGRVFSKPEFTQLPPYIFSGAEFALIPSRDEPFGLVAVEFGRKGALGVGARVGGLGQMPGFWFTVESMSPQHLLHQFKQAIASALACKPRKRALMRAWSAKQRFPVAQWIRQLDTLYNDSIKVHNKEAAKQKKAGGIRNLTDSSLRSSVAVSEYGAELTPTGSRAPSPLPPPSRIASPAGRLNSPDLQTPNMPWSTISSSRRSSFSSSIGGRDSMLAPRDSMFASGRESMVSVDSFAIRAQNDISSPQTPGFGDALGLPQPSFYKQQRNSSQLSLPDVVGDRHDLKLQNVDQNFTDKNGEFYAEFEQMLNKLTAKNSGTDLCIETYLKKSEKKWFARYRDAKLGRRDHSRSRSPAPGSRPGSSKGLGAKFDVDERGRSRTPSGLTGASRYDDSPVDDEFLLGDNYNAPTGLKKILSIRIGDWPIYAFFLAFAQVISINSYQIVLLTGDTNQTPLKLYIVAATYLVTSALWWILVRFTKSVYALSLPWVFFGLAFALLGISPYLTPWQASAAMQDAATAIYAAGASAGALSFALNFGDEGGAPTKQWITRALAVAGVAQVYSLMLWYWGSLTHTPETSPLAFFDGTNISKGIVVCIPIAIMLWSIGLVLFFGLPDYYRQAPDNIPGFYISLARRKLVPVFFIMIIIQNYWLSAPYGRNWGFLFASQFIPGWGVVLLALGFFVVLWSIILYLFSFFSESHTWLLPIFAIGLCAPRWAQMLWGTSSMGMYLPWAGGPVGSAILSRCLWLWLGLLDNIQGVGLGMMLLATLTRQHVLAVLIGAQIVGSASTMLARATSPNALSPNTTFPDFSQGLMPGVSSYWFWICLGFQLVIPILFFKFFRKEQVSKP, encoded by the exons ATGTCTAATTCAGTATTGGCTTGGGCACTTACACTCCTTACCACATCATCAACCCTCGTTTCCGGCCTCAAATACACCGCGAGCGAAGTCGATTACAACCTCAACACCAACAGATTAGCAAAGAGTCCTGCCGAATACTCAGGAAAGAGAGATGGCCACAACTTCACAGCATCGCCCCCCAACTGGCGGTTTCCCTACTACACGTTATTCATCGATCGATTCGTAAATGGCGACCCCGATAACGACAATGCCAACGGCACACTCTTCGAGCATGATATCATGAGTAACCAGCTCCGTCATGGAGGAGATTTGGCTGGCCTCGTCGATACGTTGGATTACATTCAGGGCATGGGGATCAAGGCACTCTACATTGCCGGCTCACCCTTCATAAACGACCCGTGGAAGGCGGATTCATACTCG CCCCTCGACCTCACTCTCCTCGACAAGCACTATGGCAACATCACGGCGTGGCAAGAAGCCATTGATGAGATTCACAAGAGAGGGATGTATGTGGTCATGGACCAGACTATGGCAAC CATGGGTGATTTGATCGGTTTCGAAGGATACCTCAACACGTCCACTCCATTCTCAACTTCGGAGCACAAGGTTCAGTGGAAGACATCCAGAAGATACCTCGACTTTGACATCGGCAACGAATACAATGACTCCTGCACGTACCCGACTTTCTGGTTTGAGGACGGAAAGAAGGTCGATGTCTCTTCTCAGCTGAAAGGCTGCTACGACAGTGACTTTGATCAGTACGGTGACATTGAGGCTTTCGGTGTTTTCCCTGATTGGCAGCGTCAATTGGCAAAGTTCGCCTCCGTGCAAGATCGTCTGCGTGAGTGGGTTCCCTCAGTTCGCCAGCGTCTTGAGCTCTTCTCCTGCATGACCATTCAAACCCTCGACATTGATGGATTCCGTATCGACAAGGCTGTTCAGGTCACAGTCGACGCCCAGGCTGAGTGGAGTACCGCCATGCGAAAGTGTGCAAAGGACCTTGGCAAGGATAACTTCATGGTCGTCGGTGAGATTACCAGTGGTAATACTCTGGGATCTATCTACCTGGGCCGTGGCCGAACCCCCTCCATGGCCTCCGCACTCGAGCTTTCCGACGCCACCAACCTGGATTCGAACAGCTCTTCCACCTCTGGCAGCTTCATTCGTGAGCAAGGCAAAAGCGCCCTCGACGCTGGCGCGTTCCATTACTCAATTTACCGTTTCATGACCCGTTTTCTCGGTTTGAGCGGTCATCTCGAGGCCGGCTACGATCTGCCGACCGACTGGGTTCAGACCTGGAACCAGATGATTCTCACCAACGACTTCTACAACGCCAACACTGGAGAATTCGACCCCCGTCACTTGTATGGTGTCACCAACCAGGACGTTTTCCGCTGGCCCGCCATTGAGAAGGGAACTGAGCGCATGCTGCTCGCCTACTTCATCACCACCCTGCTTCTTCCCGGTGCTCCGCTCGTCTACTATGGCGAGGAACAGAACTTCTATGTTTTGGACAACACCGCCGAGAACTACGTTTTCGGTCGTCAGGCCTTCTCGGCCGCCCAGGCATGGAAGGCACACGGATGCTACGCGGGCAACAACTCCGTCTACGTCGGCTGGCCCATCACCAAGGGCAAGAAGGGCTGTGAGGACGACACTGTCGCGTACGACCACCGTGATCCCTCGGCTTCGGTACGCAACTGGATGAAGCGCTTGTTCTCTTTCCGCGACAAATATCCCGTTCTTGAGGGTGGCTGGCTCCTTGAGCAGCTTTCAAACAAGACTCATGGCGTCTTGTACTCGGGCAGTCCCACTGCAACCGAGACCGGAATCTGGAGTGTCGCGCGTGGCTATATGAGCAACCAGAACAAGACTGATGACCCGGTTTGGCTGGTTTACCACAACAGCCCCAATGAGACCACCTACGAATTTGACTGCAGTAATGAGGCAGATGCGTTCCTCTCGCCCTTTGACGGCAACACCAAGGTCAGAAACTTGTTCAGCACCGATGCCTCCATCACTCTCGAGAGTTCGACAAAGGAGAACGGCTTCAAGGGAGCGGGTCACAAGGCCGGCTGCCTTAGCAGCATCACCATGACGCCTTTTGAGTTCCGCGCTTACGTTCCTGATACCGAGTGGATGGAGATTGCTTCTTCCATTACCGGTTTCGAGCCTGGCCATGACACCCCCATCGACTCCACCAATGCCAACGGAAAGATCCCCATCGCTTTCAAGTTCTCGACCGAGATGACTTGCGCCGATGTCACCAAGGCCGTTTCTGCCTACGTCAACGTCGACGCCAATACCCAGACAAACATCACATTCGATACTCCTGTGTGCGGTGCTATGGATCCCATTGAGAAGGAGTCGTGGACGGGCGCTATTGCTTCAGTCTGGAAGTGGTCTGCCAACCTCCAGAACGTCCCTGATGGCATTGTCAAGATCACTGTCGACGGAGTCACAAACACTACGGATCACTTCCTCCTCCGCTTTGGCAAGCCCATCAACCCCGTTGTTTTTCCTGCTTCCGCCAACTACTCGCGGTCTCTGATGCAGCAAAGCGGCACCGAGTACTTCATCAACCATGCCGCCCCTGGTGCTAACAAGTGGCGCTACAGCACCAATTGGGGTTCTTCCTGGAGCAGCTGGATGCCCTACACTGGTGCGAGGCAGCGCATGGTCCCTCAAGCCTGGGAGGGTACCGACCTCCAGAAGTGGGAGGGTGAACATCTCATGGTTCAGTACTTCAGCAAGCCCCTTGGTTCGTCGTCTTTTATCCAGCATGCGGACAACAGTGTCATCCCCTTCTCGCGTCGTTTCCCTCACATTTTCCTCCACGGACCCTTTAACAAGTGGGGTTACGATGCTGGCCTGCCTAACCTGATGACCCAAGTCGGCGACAACATGTGGGAGCTTCACTTCATGTACGAATGGCCCGCCCAGATTCAGCTCAACCTCTGGGGCATCAACCCGGACAACCAACCTGATGCGTCCTTCATTTACGGCGATCCCAACGGCGATGGTGTCCTTGATCGTCTGCCCCCCAGCAGTTTGTCCGACAACGTCGTGAACCTGACTTCGCCGCCACCGATGCCTGCGCTCTCCTACAAGCTGGTTCTCAACGACGCCAACTGGAACTACGTCGCCGTTCCCCAAGGAAACATGTGGATTCAGATTGCCTTCTTTTTCCTTCTCGGCCTCATGCCCATTATCCTGGCTGGACTGGCTGGCTGGATCTATATGAAGGGTTTCTACCAAGTTAAGATTAACAAATCAGGATTCTCCAAGAAGGGTTGGTTACCACTCAAGCTCGGGAATGAGTCCAACATTAACTTCGGCGAAAAAGGCAAAAGTCTCGAGATGTCCCAAATTCCTCCGTCGCCAACCGTCACGCCAGCTGCCGTTGCAGCCACCGGTGGCGCCCCCCGAAGGAAGGTCCTCATCGCCACCATGGAGTACAACATCGACGACTGGAAGATCAGCATCAAGATCGGTGGTCTTGGTGTCATGGCCAAGCTCATGAGTCAAGCTCTCACCCACGTGGACCTGATCTGGGTTGTCCCTTGCGTTGGCGACGTCGACTACCCCATGGACCACGAAGCCGAACCGATGTTCGTTGAAGTCATGGGCGACTCCTTCGAGGTCAAGGTCAACTACCACGTCTACAAGAACATCACGTACGTCCTCCTCGATGCTCCCATCTTCCGCCAGCAAACCAAGGCCGACCCCTACATTGCGCGTATGGACGATCTCGAGAGTGCCATCCTGTACTGTGCCTGGAACAGCTGTATCGCCGAATCCATCAAGCGCTTCAACGCCGACATTTACCACATCAACGATTACCACGGAGCTGCTGCTCCTCTTTACCTCCTCCCGCAGACTATCCCCGTCTGCTTGTCGCTTCACAATGCCGAGTTCCAGGGCATGTGGCCCATGCGAACCGAAGAAGAGCAAAAGGAAGTCTACAGCGTCTTCAACCTTCCCGCCAAGGTCGTCAAGGACTACGTTCAGTACGGTTCCGCTTTCAACCTGTTGCACGCCGCCGCCAGTTATCTTCGTATCCACCAGCGCGGTTTTGGTGCCGTCGGTGTGTCCAAGAAGTACGGTGACCGTTCTTTGGCCCGTTACCCCATTTTCTGGAGTTTGAAAAACATTGGTCAGCTGCCCAACCCGGATCCTTCCGATACTGGAGAATGGAACCCCGAGGACGATATCAGCAACTCCACCGACGAGATCAAGATCGACGAGACCTTCGAAGCCAACCGCGCTACCCTGAGAAGACAAGCTCAAGAGTGGGCCGGTCTCGATGTGAACCCAAACGCGGAtctcttcgtcttcgtcgGTAGATGGAGTTTGCAAAAGGGTGTCGATCTGATTGCCGATCTGTTCCCCAGCATCCTCGAGAAGTACCCCTCTGTCCAGCTTATTGCTGTTGGCCCAGTCATCGACTTGTACGGCAAGTTTGCTGCCCTCAAGTTGGCCAAGCTCATGGAGAAGTACCCTGGCCGTGTTTTCAGCAAGCCTGAGTTCACTCAGCTGCCTCCCTACATTTTCAGCGGTGCTGAATTCGCTCTTATCCCCTCTCGTGACGAGCCCTTCGGTCTTGTCGCCGTCGAGTTCGGTCGCAAGGGTGCCTTGGGTGTCGGTGCCCGCGTTGGTGGCTTGGGCCAGATGCCTGGCTTCTGGTTCACCGTTGAGTCGATGAGTCCTCAGCATTTGCTTCACCAATTCAAGCAGGCCATTGCTTCGGCTCTTGCTTGCAAGCCTAGAAAGCGTGCTCTTATGCGCGCATGGAGTGCCAAGCAGCGTTTCCCCGTGGCGCAATGGATCAGACAACTCGACACTCTGTACAACGACTCCATCAAGGTTCACAACAAGGAGGCTGCCAAGCAGAAGAAGGCTGGCGGCATTCGCAACCTCACCGACTCTTCCTTGAGATCAAGCGTTGCCGTCAGCGAGTACGGTGCTGAGCTCACCCCCACTGGCTCGAGAGCTCCCTCACCTCTCCCGCCGCCGAGCCGTATCGCCAGCCCTGCCGGCCGCCTCAACTCTCCCGACCTCCAGACACCCAACATGCCGTGGTCGACGATCTCCTCTTCCCGTCGCAGCTCTTTCTCGAGCTCAATCGGTGGCCGTGACAGTATGCTTGCGCCCCGCGACAGCATGTTTGCCAGCGGTCGTGAGAGTATGGTTAGCGTTGACAGCTTCGCGATTCGCGCCCAGAACGACATCTCCTCTCCCCAGACTCCCGGCTTCGGCGACGCTCTTGGCCTGCCCCAGCCGAGTTTCTACAAGCAGCAGCGCAACAGCTCTCAGCTGTCCCTGCCCGATGTCGTCGGTGATCGCCACGACCTCAAGCTGCAAAATGTGGACCAGAACTTTACTGATAAGAACGGAGAGTTCTACGCCGAGTTCGAACAGATGCTCAACAAGCTTACAGCCAAGAACTCAGGCACAGACCTTTGCATTGAAACCTATCTCAAGAAGAGTGAGAAGAAGTGGTTCGCAAGATACAGAGACGCCAAGCTCGGCCGCAGAGATCACAGCAGATCAAGAAGCCCTGCGCCTGGCAGCCGCCCTGGCTCCAGCAAGGGACTCGGTGCCAAATTCGACGTCGATGAGCGTGGCCGTAGTCGCACCCCTAGTGGACTCACCGGAGCGTCTCGCTACGATGACAGCCCTGTCGACGACGAGTTCCTTCTGGGCGACAACTACAACGCGCCTACTGGTCTCAAGAAGATCCTGTCCATTCGCATTGGCGACTGGCCCATCTACGCCTTCTTCCTTGCCTTCGCTCAAGTTATCTCCATCAACTCGTACCAGATTGTTCTGCTTACGGGTGACACCAACCAGACGCCTCTGAAGCTTTACATCGTCGCCGCGACGTACCTAGTAACATCAGCCCTGTGGTGGATCCTGGTGCGCTTCACCAAGTCCGTTTACGCCTTGTCTCTGCCCTGGGTCTTCTTCGGCCTCGCTTTCGCCCTCCTGGGAATCTCGCCTTACCTGACTCCTTGGCAAGCCAGCGCTGCTATGCAAGACGCCGCCACTGCCATTTATGCTGCTGGCGCCAGCGCTGGTGCTCTGTCATTCGCACTCAACTTTGGTGACGAAGGTGGTGCTCCCACGAAGCAATGGATTACTCGTGCCTTGGCCGTCGCCGGTGTTGCTCAGGTTTACTCCCTGATGCTCTGGTACTGGGGATCTCTTACTCACACCCCGGAGACTTCCCCGTTGGCCTTCTTCGACGGTACCAATATCTCCAAGGGTATTGTCGTCTGTATTCCTATCGCCATCATGCTCTGGTCCATCGGTCTTGTCCTGTTCTTTGGTCTTCCTGACTACTACCGCCAGGCGCCCGACAACATCCCCGGATTTTACATCTCTCTCGCCCGCCGCAAGCTTGTACCCGTCTTCTTCATCATGATCATCATCCAGAACTACTGGCTCTCGGCGCCTTACGGCCGCAACTGGGGTTTCCTCTTCGCCTCGCAGTTCATCCCTGGATGGGGTGTTGTTCTTCTCGCCCTTGGATTCTTCGTCGTCCTCTGGTCCATCATCCTCTacctcttctccttcttctccgagAGCCACACATGGCTTCTGCCAATCTTCGCCATCGGCCTGTGCGCTCCTCGTTGGGCGCAGATGCTTTGGGGTACCAGCAGCATGGGCATGTACCTTCCCTGGGCTGGTGGCCCTGTTGGCTCGGCCATTCTGTCTCGCTGCCTGTGGCTGTGGCTTGGCCTCTTGGACAACATTCAGGGTGTCGGTCTGGGTATGATGCTGCTCGCGACGCTGACTCGCCAGCACGTGTTGGCCGTTCTCATCGGCGCACAAATTGTGGGCAGTGCCTCCACGATGCTGGCGCGCGCGACGAGTCCCAACGCTCTCTCGCCCAACACAACCTTCCCTGATTTCTCCCAGGGCCTGATGCCCGGAGTCTCAAGTTACTGGTTCTGGATCTGCCTGGGCTTCCAGCTGGTGATCCCTATCCTCTTCTTCAAGTTCTTCAGAAAGGAGCAGGTATCAAAGCCTTAA